From Candidatus Campbellbacteria bacterium:
ATACCTGAAATTTCATATCGCGCATCAGCGAGCGTTTCCAAAATATTTGTTCCAAATCCGTCATTGGCAAGTGTCAGTCCTGAAGAAAAAGCGATGACCGGCGAACCCGTTCCTAACACCTCAAAGTACACAGTCAATACTTTTCCACGCCCAGAAAAACCAGGATTTAACACCAATCCTTCAAATGAAATTTCCGACCTCTCCGCAGAAATACTTGGCTGTTGTATCCAGAGCGTTACAATTGAATCGTTCTTTTTTACTGATGTGGGTTTTACCACTCCTTCCGGAAACTCTAGTGTCCCTGAAATCGCATTTATTGTTTTGCCGTCAGTATCAACAATAACGTCAACGGGGATAATTGACCCAACTGCGTACGTTCCACTGCTTGGGTTAAGAAACAACGACGAAGCACGCGCCATAGAAACTGGTGTGAGAACACTAAACAGAAGAAATAATATTGGGAGAATACTAATTATTCTCGAATCTTTTTGTCCGAGAGAGCCTTGCATAGCGATGATGTTTGCGTCGGATGAAGACCACAATCAATAATAACACTAGTGCTAGAAATACCAGAGTATACAGTGAGCGTTCAAGGGGAGAACGCAGATCCCCGTCATACCGCACAATAGTGCTATTTCCTGCGTTGTCATACGCCCGCACAAAAATATACTTCGTTTTTGTATCGGAAAGAACAAATGGGCTCTGTGCGAGAGTCCACAATAACTCGCTCGGTGTATCGTTCTCTGTTTCTTGTACTTCGTAGTAGCTCATACCACTCTGTTCATCGTGTGTTGCAAAAATAACAACCCGTTTTCCTTCAAACGACGCGTCGTCTTCAACAAGCACGATTGAAAAAGACTCTGGCGGTGTAGTGTCAGGTACAGTCACAGTGATTGGTTCGTTTCCGATACGCGTAACAATATCAATAGTGTTTTCTTGCACGCGTGCTTTTTGAGCCGTCCCTTCCCCGTCGTGAAGAAATACCGTGAATGTAGGAACACGTAGAGACGCAACACCCTCACGAACTCCCGTTACCTCTATTTGGGCGATGATTCCCTTCCCTATAAAACCACCTGGAATAATCCCAGAAAAATGAACAATCCCCTCTTTGATTGATGGTGTCTCCGTCCAAAAACTAATAACAGAGTTCGCATCTTGCACACTGTTAATAGTGAGAAATTCTTGAGGTAGTGCGACATCACCCTCAATAGTGTTTATCTGCTCTCCTTCTGTATCAAGAGAAACGGAGATTAATTGTGTGCCTCCTACAAAAACCGAACCAGTTGACTCAATAGTAACAACTGTTGCCGAAGCAAGAAGTGGACTGAGAAGAAAAATAAGTGTAAGAAGTGATTTCATATTATAGGATTATCCTGTCCAGAAGAATGTGAGAATACTAAAGTCCGCAAGTGTAATTTCTCCGTCACTATTTAAATCAAACCGTGCTGGCACATTTTCTCTGTCATGCCAGTACGCAAGTATTGAAAAATCGGTCAGATTGACACGACCATTGTTATTAAAATCACCTCGGAGTACACGTGGTCCGTACTCATCAACAAATTTTAGCGCAACACCAAATGGACTTCGCATATCCCCTACCGCCGCGAGTGAGCGTAATGTTGTTTGCACTTGTGTAAGAAATTCCTTTGAGAAAAAGAATTCATAGAATCCTGTGTTTGAAGCAGTTGCGGTGCGTGTCTCTGCCCCTGCACCACCTCGAGTAATGGTCACCACAACCACTGAGTTTGGAAGTGTTGAACCAACAACGCGCACCGTGGACGTATCGTCAGTTTTTTCAAATGAAATAGTGGGAGGAAGAAAAATTCCCTGTAATGACACGAGTAACCGCCGTGTATAAAAAACAACTGGAAATGAAAGCACTCCTGATTTTACCCCCTCATTATCAACTCCGTAGAGTGTCATGTTGTATGAGCCAAACGGTATATCGCTCAATGTGATGAGAAATGTTCCGTTGTTAGCAACAGGTATCTCTCCAACTCGTACGCCATCACGGAGAACAAACACTGTTCCGTCTGGATGTGCAAACCCACCAATAGAAAGGGTTCCTGATGTTGCAGTTTGCACGGTGCCACTTGTCCCACCATCATCATCGTCACCAGGCTCAGGCGGACTCCCTGGTATTGCAAGACTTGCTGGCGACGACGTGCCGATTGCATTTCCAAATGCGTCGTTCACCACCGTTACAAAGTAGTACGTGGTGCCAAGTGTAAGTCCTGTTGAAGTTGCCACAAGGTCTGTTCCAACAGGTGTGTATGAGTACGGCCCAGAAGAGTTTGTGCCAATACCGTGCGTATAACTCCCCACACTCCACCCGAGGTATGCCTGCGCAGGAGTCCATGTCACCACAGCTGTGGAAGTTCCCACCAATGACGCCGTTAAAACCGGAGTTGTAACGAAAGGAAAATATAAAAATCCAGAGCGAACCTCGTAGAGAGCAGATGTACTTGTTGCAATTGCGGGTTGCGACACACTTCCCCACAATCCAAAGCTCGTTGATGTACCATACCCGCTTGAGAACATCACCGGATCAAGAACACGATAGCTTGGTGATGTGTACTCATCTGCACGCACAAAAACTGCTGTAAATATCGTTCCACACAAAAGAAAAATGAAGAAAAACCTTTTCACAAAATAGCGCGGTTATTGTATTATCTCTAGGGTCACAGAGAATGGCTTCTTGTGCAGATTGGTAAATAAGCACTTTGTCCCCTTTTTTGCGTCTCTAAACGATTATGTGAGTACAAAAACCCCACATACCGATGTATTCAGTATATCACCCTACAAAATATCTGTGAGTGCTTATCCACGTCGTTTTTACTGGGATTCTTCGTTTGACCCGAGTGAGGCAACTTCAACAATAATATTTTCTGCAGGGTCATAGAGATACGCTTTTCGAGCAACCGCATAAAAAAGAACAATATTCCCCTCTTTTGCGTTTTTAAAAAAAGCCTGATCTTCAAGATTTGATGTATCACTCACCGTAGCAAGGACAGGCGTCTCTCCACTTGGCACATCAATGAGTTTCTGAACCCGTGCAACAACCTCTTTTGTTTTTTCTTCACTAAACGTCTGAGGATTTTGACGAAGCGAATTCCATTCCTTATAAAAGTGTCCCGCTACACCAAATACACCGAGCAAAAGAATACAAAAGACAAGAAAAGTTATGCGAGAACGACCCTGAAGACGTCGTGGTTCATCCATCAATGAAGCCGAGCCTGAAATATCATATGTAGGTATTTGAGGTTCCTCAATAATTGTTGTTTCCGCACGAGTCGGAGCACGCATATCCATATCATTATTTCTTTTTTTGGAGATTATTTTTCCTGCCATACAGCTTATTCTGTTTCTCCAGATGCCGCTCCTGACGTGTTGTCTGAAACATCTACTGACTCTTCGAGTCCTGCATCGGTATTTACACTAATGGGCGCCACTTCAAGGATTCGATTAACAATCGGGTCATATAAATAGGCCTTCTGTGCCTTTGCATATATCAACACCTTGTCTCCTATTTTTGCTTTTGCAAAAAAAGGTTGGTCTTTAAGTTTTTCTGGGTCGCTTACTGTTGCAATAGTAGGAACTTCATCTTTTGGAAGAATGATGAGTTTTCCAACAACCTTAACGAGTTCCTCAGCCTCTTCTTCTGCCACAGCCTGAGGATTCTGTTTTAATGTTGCTACTTCTCGGTAAAAATAAAACGCTACACCAAGAGCACCGACAAATACAAAAACAAAAATTATTACAAAGGATTTTTTCATACAGGTATATCTATAATCCTATTATATAACGCATAGCGAGATGAACAAGAGTCCTTACATGCTTTTTAGTCTTGGCCATACTGTCTTTCTATCTCTTTATAAACAAATGTGGAGATGTCTTTAATTGCAGAAATAAGTTCTTGTGGATTTTCTCCACGAGTCATAATGCAGAGCATGTAAGGGTGATCTGGGAAGTAGACAACGCCACAATCATGGAATTGTTGGATATCATTAGTAATTTTTCGCTCCCCAAATTTATGGGCAACGGTGATCTCCTCTGGAACTCCTGCACGAATTCCGCCTGTAAACGTGGTTTCGGTGAGTAATTTTAGGGCGTACTCAGAGTGCGTCCGAGACAAAAAAGATGCATTAAAAAGAATGCGAAAAAAAATACTATAACGTCTCACTGAAAGTACTGCTTTTGGATCTGTAATAAGACTGACATCAATACCAACCAATCGAAAGAGATCTTCCTGATATTTGCTTGGTAGACGATTATAGAGAAGGAGGAGGGCTTGGTTATCAGAATATCTAACCATATTCTCAATGAGATCTTTCGCTGAGTACGTTTTTCCAATTTCAAGAGGGACAAGCGGAGCAAATTCTTGAGTAAATCCTAAGTCCATAGGTGTCTCATACAGAATCCTTTCTTCAAGTACATCTGGTTCATCTTCAGACCACTTAAGATATGCAATCATGACAGGAACCTTAAGAAGACTTGCTGGAGCATAGAGCTCCTGTTGATTTACACCAATCACAGGGCCGTTGTTTAAATCGCGGAAGTATACAGCGATATCGGAGATATTTGTTGATTCCTTTAATTCTTCAACAAAATCTTCCAGCTCTGGAGTAAAGTCCTCTTTACGAGAAGTGATTGTGGACACAGCAATCTCACACTCAAGAAGTGGGTTTGTAAGTTTTCCTCCCAAACGAAGTTCTGAGGAGAAATCGCTTAATTCTCTATTTGGAATAGTTTTTGAAATGTTACCCACAAAAAAACCAAGCACAAATAGAAGTACTCCACCAAGGTACATGAGGCTAATATTTGTTTTTTTCACACAATAAGTATACGTGGTTTCCGCTCAAACAAAAACACCCCTTTCATGTGGGTGTTTTTGTTTATTTTCTAGATTTCAGACTCAGGTTCGGGAGTAGGCTCTGGTTCAGGTTCTGTGACAGGTTCCTCATCGGGAGTGGGTCCTGGAGTTAGTTCGGGTTCAGGTGTTGGTTCCGGCTCGGGTTCGGACTCGGGAAGAACTTCAGGATCTGGGTCAGGAATTACCTCAGGGTCTGGCACAACTTCGGGTTCAGGGATTATTTCAGGGTCTGGCTCGGGAAGAACTTCTGGTTCAGGTTCTGAGACAGGTTCTGAGACAGGTTCTTCCTCTGGTGCTGGTTCGGGTAGAACAATCTCGCCCAATCCTTCAGATTCAATCGTTCGCGCCCCTTTCACCGCAAGAGCTATCCAGTTGAACATTATGTCTTCCTCGGCTGGTTTGTTGAGGATAATAGTGAATCCTGTTGTAGACGCAGTATCAATAAGGAATCGTACGTCATTTCCAAAGAACGCTTGAATAACGGCCGCGCTCGCACCGTCTCCAGCTGAAATTCCATCAGATGTTGACATACTTGCGTTCACCACCGGTTTCTCAAGATACTCTCTCTCGAATGGAATGTACACCTCGGAATCACCTTCCTGTATTATAGCGAATCCGGCAGTATCCGTTGTAAAGTACGGAGTTCCAAAGAAGATGACATCCGATTCAAAAAGTACCTGATCATTGAGTGCCGACACTGTATCGACAGTCAAACCTTCTGTAATGACATGTGGTGTGTAGATTTCAAACGCCGCAACAAGTCGGTCGGTAAATATCTCAGAATCAAGCTCTATGTCTCCACCTATACGTGCATCCTTAAGATATTCAAGGATTTGATGTGCCCCATCTTCTTCATCTTCATCATTAAGAATCTGCCCGGGTGTTGTTGTCGCGACTGTTTCAACAAGTGTAAACCCTTCGTTGCAAAGCCCATCGGCATTTGTGCTCGTTGCTGTGCCAGTTTCATCAACACATGATGCAACAACCGCCGGTTCACCGACCACAAGACCTTCCTCCATCTCACTCATAAGAACAGACAGTGACATACCTGAGTAGTCAACGAGGTTGACGAAGACAAGTACCTGTCCACACTGTTTGCTTCCCTCTTCTGCATCAGGACAATCAACACGCATCTCAGGTGTAAAGTCCTCCATCACAACTCCAAGTACCCTGCCAGCCTTTGTTGCACGCATACCATATCCAGCACGTGATGATGTCGTAATACGATCCCCTGCTTTAATTGAGCCGTTTTCAAGCGAAACGTTCACTGGCACACGACCGACAAGTGCAACAGGAAATGTATTTTCTGTCTGGGGACCGAGGATAATTCCAGGGTATGTTGCAACAACACCAATAACATCTCGTTGATATGTCTCCGTTGATGCCTTGACTCCGTTCGGAATTGCAGTATCAAGCCCAACGATTGTACCTGCTGTAAGTGCTTCTTGTGATGGATAGTACTCAGCAAGGTCAGCACCTCCGAGAAATCCTCCTTCTGGGGTTGTTCCAAGAAGTCCGTCCACCAAAAGCTCCATCGCAATTGAGTTCAAGTTGTTGTTGATGAGGTCAATGGTTTGTTCAAGACTTTGATCCACTTTTTCAAGCCACAAGTGCTGTAGTGAGCCAATAGCAAGTGTTCCGTTAACTGCACCAATCGCCGTAACATCATCCGCGTCTCCCGCTGACCATGCAACCCCCGCATCAGTCGTCTTTCCTGCGTTTCCATGATATACATCTGTCACATATGTATTTCCATACCCTTGGAACACGGTAACACCACCAACGTCCGAGCCATTACTTGTTCCCACATACATTTGTCGCATTTTTCCAATAAACGCGTTCTCAAAGACGGAAATTGACGTAACAGAGTCTGTGCCACCATAGAGTTGTTCTGGAATAACTTCAAAGTCTGATGTTGCATCAGGCGTTGTCGTCCATGCTGGAGAGACAGTAAGTGTTGTTGCGGTATTCGAGATGACCCGACGAGTTTGGTCAACACCAGTGTTTCCCGTAATCTCAACCAAACTCCCTGCAAACTGATTAGGAGTCCACCCAGCACCTGTCTTTCCAATAGTTGTTCCAGAGAAGATATCTCCGTCTGTT
This genomic window contains:
- a CDS encoding dockerin type I domain-containing protein — its product is MKRFFFIFLLCGTIFTAVFVRADEYTSPSYRVLDPVMFSSGYGTSTSFGLWGSVSQPAIATSTSALYEVRSGFLYFPFVTTPVLTASLVGTSTAVVTWTPAQAYLGWSVGSYTHGIGTNSSGPYSYTPVGTDLVATSTGLTLGTTYYFVTVVNDAFGNAIGTSSPASLAIPGSPPEPGDDDDGGTSGTVQTATSGTLSIGGFAHPDGTVFVLRDGVRVGEIPVANNGTFLITLSDIPFGSYNMTLYGVDNEGVKSGVLSFPVVFYTRRLLVSLQGIFLPPTISFEKTDDTSTVRVVGSTLPNSVVVVTITRGGAGAETRTATASNTGFYEFFFSKEFLTQVQTTLRSLAAVGDMRSPFGVALKFVDEYGPRVLRGDFNNNGRVNLTDFSILAYWHDRENVPARFDLNSDGEITLADFSILTFFWTG
- a CDS encoding class A beta-lactamase-related serine hydrolase, translating into MKKTNISLMYLGGVLLFVLGFFVGNISKTIPNRELSDFSSELRLGGKLTNPLLECEIAVSTITSRKEDFTPELEDFVEELKESTNISDIAVYFRDLNNGPVIGVNQQELYAPASLLKVPVMIAYLKWSEDEPDVLEERILYETPMDLGFTQEFAPLVPLEIGKTYSAKDLIENMVRYSDNQALLLLYNRLPSKYQEDLFRLVGIDVSLITDPKAVLSVRRYSIFFRILFNASFLSRTHSEYALKLLTETTFTGGIRAGVPEEITVAHKFGERKITNDIQQFHDCGVVYFPDHPYMLCIMTRGENPQELISAIKDISTFVYKEIERQYGQD